The following are from one region of the Phormidium sp. PBR-2020 genome:
- a CDS encoding RimK/LysX family protein, which translates to MTVQNLPPQQAIGWREWLTLPELGIRQIKAKIDTGARSSALHAYDITEIPPKGDRPRIRFKVHPQQRDTTIVITAEADILDRREVRNSGGKAELRYVILTPVQLGQQQWPIELTLTNRDVMGFRMLLGRQAVRGRFLVDPSHSYLLNPVPQHP; encoded by the coding sequence ATGACTGTTCAAAACCTCCCCCCACAACAAGCCATTGGTTGGCGGGAATGGCTCACCCTCCCCGAATTGGGAATCCGCCAGATTAAAGCTAAAATTGATACCGGTGCCCGCTCCTCCGCCCTCCATGCTTACGACATTACAGAGATCCCCCCCAAGGGCGATCGCCCCCGTATTCGTTTTAAAGTTCATCCTCAGCAACGGGATACCACAATAGTGATCACGGCCGAGGCCGATATCCTCGATCGCCGCGAAGTTCGTAACTCCGGCGGCAAAGCTGAATTGCGCTACGTGATTCTAACTCCCGTTCAACTCGGGCAACAGCAATGGCCCATTGAACTGACCCTAACCAATCGCGATGTTATGGGATTCCGGATGCTTCTCGGACGACAAGCCGTGCGAGGACGCTTTCTCGTCGACCCCAGCCACTCCTATCTTCTCAACCCAGTCCCCCAACACCCATAA
- the rimK gene encoding 30S ribosomal protein S6--L-glutamate ligase has product MKIVILSQNPALYSTKRLREAGEQRGHQMRVIDHLRCYMSITSHRPSIIYQGNPLTDVEAVIPRIGASHTFYGTAVVRQFEMMGVFTANESQAISRSRDKLRCLQILAREGIGLPVTGFAHSTKDIEGLISIVNGAPLVIKLLEGTQGIGVVLAETTPAATSVIEAFRGLDANILVQEFIKEAKGADIRCFIVNDKVVASMKRQGAPGEFRSNVHRGGKAEKIKLTPEERTTAVRAAKAMGLKIAGVDLLRSNHGPVVMEVNSSPGLEGIEGSTGVDVAGKIIEFLEKKAGASAPRDRIPY; this is encoded by the coding sequence ATGAAAATTGTCATCCTCTCCCAAAACCCCGCCCTCTATTCCACCAAACGCCTCAGAGAAGCCGGAGAACAGCGGGGTCATCAGATGCGCGTCATCGACCATCTGCGCTGTTACATGAGCATCACCTCCCACCGCCCCTCAATCATCTATCAAGGGAATCCCCTCACCGACGTCGAAGCCGTCATTCCTCGCATTGGTGCGTCCCATACCTTTTATGGCACAGCCGTCGTTCGTCAATTCGAGATGATGGGAGTCTTCACCGCCAACGAATCCCAGGCCATCTCGCGTTCTCGGGATAAGTTACGCTGTCTGCAAATCCTGGCCCGCGAAGGTATTGGCTTACCCGTCACCGGCTTTGCCCACTCCACCAAAGACATCGAAGGCCTCATCAGCATTGTCAACGGCGCACCCCTGGTGATCAAACTCCTCGAAGGCACTCAAGGAATTGGAGTTGTCCTCGCCGAAACCACCCCAGCCGCCACGTCCGTCATTGAAGCCTTCCGGGGGTTAGATGCCAACATCCTGGTGCAAGAGTTTATCAAAGAAGCCAAAGGGGCCGACATTCGCTGTTTTATCGTCAACGATAAAGTCGTCGCCTCCATGAAACGCCAAGGGGCCCCCGGCGAATTTCGCTCCAACGTCCATCGTGGCGGCAAAGCCGAGAAAATCAAACTCACCCCCGAAGAACGCACCACAGCGGTTCGCGCCGCCAAAGCCATGGGGTTAAAAATTGCCGGAGTCGATTTATTGCGCTCCAACCACGGCCCCGTCGTTATGGAAGTCAACTCATCCCCAGGCTTGGAAGGAATCGAAGGCTCAACCGGAGTTGACGTCGCCGGTAAAATCATCGAGTTCCTAGAAAAAAAGGCCGGCGCCAGCGCCCCCCGCGATCGCATCCCCTACTAA
- a CDS encoding efflux RND transporter periplasmic adaptor subunit: MQADHISSNQTSSETPESPVPAQERRNPPKWWLVLLLTVLLAGGAGFLGWQWWQSQQEAGQEQQQERPPTRVQIKPVETTTLQESSRFVGTLEAEQTANLRAEANGEIRSIFVRPGDIVGQGEPLAQLDRRSLEASLDQAQANINRAEARLAELRAGPRSEQIEQARARLRQAEADLQDAQAGASPSQIAQAESRIESAQASLDLARQRLDRFRRLEAQGAIPTDDLDEARERYRTAEANLEEAQRRREELQQTRGSSVSRLSAQVQERRQALQELETGTRPEEIAQAQADLDAALADARSIEVSLEDTRILAPFSGTIGDLPLNVGDSVSRGDIFATLTQNDSLELRLSIPLERSNDLRLGLPVEVFEASDNPGDPLALGRVSFISPEVDSEAQTILVKVSFSNPEGRLRHRQFVRSRVIWGDRPDTVVIPTTAIIFEGQRRFVFIAQPDGDQFIAERRQVELGQSQGDQSEVIEGLEPGDRLITSGLQQIRDGQPVAPSP; encoded by the coding sequence ATGCAAGCGGATCACATCTCCTCAAATCAAACCTCAAGCGAAACGCCAGAGTCTCCCGTTCCGGCCCAGGAACGTCGTAATCCCCCCAAATGGTGGTTAGTTCTACTCCTAACCGTTCTCTTAGCCGGTGGTGCAGGATTTTTAGGCTGGCAATGGTGGCAATCCCAACAAGAAGCCGGACAGGAACAACAACAAGAGAGACCCCCGACGCGGGTGCAAATCAAGCCAGTTGAAACCACGACCCTACAAGAGAGTTCGCGATTTGTCGGAACCCTAGAAGCCGAACAAACCGCCAATCTACGGGCCGAGGCCAATGGAGAAATTCGCAGTATCTTTGTCCGTCCCGGAGATATTGTCGGCCAGGGGGAACCCTTAGCCCAACTCGATCGCCGTTCCCTAGAAGCCAGCCTCGACCAAGCTCAAGCCAACATCAACCGAGCCGAAGCCCGACTGGCGGAACTACGAGCGGGTCCGCGTTCCGAACAAATTGAACAGGCCCGAGCGCGACTGCGACAAGCCGAAGCGGACCTCCAAGATGCCCAAGCCGGGGCCAGTCCCTCCCAAATCGCCCAAGCTGAATCGCGTATCGAATCCGCCCAAGCCAGTCTCGATCTGGCTCGACAACGGCTCGATCGCTTCCGTCGCCTGGAAGCCCAGGGGGCCATTCCCACCGATGACCTAGATGAAGCCCGAGAACGCTATCGTACCGCCGAAGCCAATCTCGAAGAAGCCCAACGGCGGCGGGAAGAACTCCAACAAACCCGTGGCAGCAGTGTCAGTCGTCTATCGGCACAAGTGCAGGAGCGGCGGCAAGCCCTACAAGAACTCGAAACCGGGACCCGTCCCGAAGAAATCGCCCAAGCCCAGGCGGACTTAGATGCGGCTTTAGCTGATGCTCGCTCCATTGAAGTGAGTCTAGAAGATACACGGATTCTCGCCCCTTTCAGCGGCACCATCGGGGATTTACCGTTAAATGTCGGCGATTCCGTCAGTCGTGGGGATATCTTCGCCACCCTCACTCAAAACGACAGCTTAGAACTGCGGCTATCCATTCCCCTAGAGCGCAGCAATGACCTCCGCTTAGGGCTACCGGTGGAAGTCTTCGAGGCTTCTGATAACCCAGGCGACCCTCTGGCCTTAGGACGGGTGAGTTTTATCTCCCCCGAAGTCGATTCTGAAGCCCAGACCATTTTAGTCAAAGTTAGCTTTAGCAATCCCGAGGGACGACTGCGACATCGTCAATTCGTGCGATCGCGGGTCATCTGGGGCGATCGCCCCGACACCGTCGTTATTCCCACCACCGCCATCATCTTTGAAGGGCAACGACGATTTGTCTTTATCGCCCAACCCGACGGTGACCAATTCATCGCCGAACGGCGACAAGTCGAACTCGGACAAAGCCAGGGTGACCAAAGCGAAGTCATCGAGGGTCTGGAACCGGGCGATCGCCTCATCACCTCCGGACTGCAACAAATCCGCGACGGCCAACCCGTTGCCCCTAGCCCCTAA
- a CDS encoding efflux RND transporter permease subunit: MFYQFFIKRPVFASVCSLLLMLVGLVGYGSLPVQELPSIDPPVVSVTTTYPGANPSVVETEVTEILEAELNGVEGVRTLTSESREGVSSITVQFQLDQDIDIGAQEVQRSISQVLGQLPDDVDSPVIRRESGDAAPIIWFSIYGDNNSVSTLELSDYADRVLVDALESVNGVSSIFVGGERRYAMRLWIDPQRLSARNLTILDVENVLRQENIELPSGRLEGERSEFSVRTLGRLQEPEEYEALVLRTTSDGTQIRFSDVGYAEIGAEDERSFVRFNGRPAVGLGVVKLATANTLEVAADARAEMERLRADFPPGMDYEVAVDNSEFVQLAIDEVWSALYLASFLVVLVIFFFLRDWRATIIPAVTIPVSLISAFGVMFILDFSINTLTLFALTLATGLVVDDTIVVLENIVRYIEQEEMKPYHAAIKGLEEVVFAVIATTVVLVAVFLPVGFATGVTGQLFAEFALTLAGSVIVSSFVALTLAPTLAARVLKSHSMLHGWIFDKVEDLLNATANFYASSLRLALSFKTVVVVAFVFSLGLLWILFTQIPQGFLPAEDRGQVLTIVNAPQGVTINYTDDVMQQVEAIYEEIPEVRYYFTIGAFGGGGPGQVNQGIAFVRLQPWEERTQPQQSQQAIVGQLFGRFSQISDALIFPVNPPALPGAGFGQPVQLVLQGASLEQLAEISGDLAQRANALPELMNVDTTLKITQPEVTVAIDRQKAAALGINARDIANTLQILLGGQQITSFNRENRRYEVVVQAEERFRLSPQRLQELSLRTSEGELVPLGNLVRLETSTTPPQIEHYQRFRSATIEGSPAAGYSLGEAIAALQTLADEMVPADINTELAGESLEFQEAGDATAFIFGLAMAFIFLVLSAQFESYLDPIVVLLAVPLSLIGALGALLLAGLELNVYSQIGLIMLIGLATKNSILIVEFANQKRDEGLSIYRAVVEAGRIRFRPILMTAFSTIFGLMPLAFASGAGAASRVSIGMSVVGGMFVATILSLYVVPVFYLIINGVQTRLVRTLHLEPEH; the protein is encoded by the coding sequence ATGTTTTATCAGTTTTTCATTAAGCGCCCCGTCTTCGCCTCCGTCTGTTCCCTCCTCCTGATGCTAGTGGGACTGGTGGGATACGGTAGCTTACCCGTCCAGGAACTGCCCAGTATTGACCCTCCCGTCGTTAGCGTCACCACCACCTATCCAGGGGCCAACCCCAGCGTGGTTGAAACGGAAGTCACCGAAATCCTCGAAGCGGAACTCAACGGCGTTGAAGGGGTGCGTACCCTCACCTCCGAAAGTCGCGAAGGCGTCAGTTCCATCACCGTTCAGTTTCAACTTGACCAAGATATCGATATTGGCGCTCAAGAAGTGCAGCGCAGTATCTCTCAGGTCTTAGGACAACTCCCCGATGACGTCGACTCTCCCGTCATTCGTCGGGAATCCGGAGATGCCGCCCCAATTATTTGGTTTAGCATTTACGGCGACAATAACAGCGTCAGCACCCTAGAACTGAGTGACTACGCCGATCGCGTCCTCGTGGATGCCCTAGAAAGCGTCAATGGCGTCAGTAGCATCTTCGTCGGCGGGGAACGGCGCTACGCCATGCGACTCTGGATCGACCCCCAACGACTTAGCGCCCGCAACCTCACCATCCTAGACGTCGAAAATGTGCTACGTCAGGAAAACATCGAACTTCCTAGCGGTCGCCTTGAAGGGGAACGCAGCGAATTTTCCGTGCGTACCCTCGGGCGACTCCAGGAACCCGAAGAGTACGAAGCCCTCGTCCTCCGCACCACCAGCGATGGAACCCAAATTCGCTTCTCTGATGTAGGCTATGCCGAAATCGGGGCCGAAGACGAACGCTCCTTCGTACGCTTTAACGGCCGTCCCGCTGTCGGCTTAGGGGTGGTGAAACTGGCCACCGCCAACACCCTAGAAGTTGCCGCCGATGCTCGCGCCGAAATGGAACGACTGCGGGCGGACTTCCCACCGGGGATGGACTATGAGGTGGCCGTCGATAACTCGGAATTTGTGCAACTGGCGATCGATGAAGTCTGGAGCGCCCTGTATCTCGCCAGTTTCTTGGTGGTGTTAGTCATCTTCTTCTTCCTGCGGGACTGGCGGGCCACCATCATCCCCGCCGTGACCATTCCCGTGTCCCTGATTTCCGCCTTCGGGGTCATGTTTATTTTGGACTTCTCCATCAATACCCTGACCCTGTTTGCCCTGACTCTCGCCACGGGGCTGGTGGTGGACGATACCATCGTGGTCTTAGAAAACATCGTCCGCTACATCGAACAGGAGGAGATGAAACCCTATCATGCTGCTATTAAGGGATTGGAAGAGGTGGTGTTTGCCGTCATCGCCACCACCGTAGTTCTTGTGGCGGTGTTCCTTCCCGTGGGTTTTGCCACTGGGGTGACCGGACAACTCTTTGCTGAATTCGCTCTCACCCTAGCAGGGTCAGTGATTGTCTCCTCTTTCGTCGCCCTCACCCTGGCCCCAACCCTCGCCGCCCGAGTCTTAAAATCTCACTCGATGCTGCATGGTTGGATTTTCGACAAAGTTGAAGACCTACTCAATGCCACTGCCAATTTTTACGCCTCCAGTTTACGCCTGGCTCTATCCTTTAAAACCGTGGTTGTCGTCGCCTTTGTCTTTTCCCTGGGGTTACTGTGGATTTTATTCACACAAATTCCCCAAGGCTTTCTCCCCGCCGAAGATCGTGGCCAGGTTCTGACCATTGTCAATGCGCCTCAGGGGGTCACCATTAACTACACCGACGACGTGATGCAGCAAGTGGAAGCCATTTATGAGGAGATTCCCGAAGTTCGCTATTACTTCACCATCGGCGCCTTTGGAGGCGGTGGCCCAGGACAGGTCAATCAGGGGATTGCCTTTGTGCGGCTGCAACCCTGGGAGGAACGGACGCAACCGCAGCAGTCTCAACAGGCGATTGTGGGTCAGTTGTTTGGACGCTTCTCCCAGATTTCTGACGCTTTAATCTTTCCGGTGAATCCCCCCGCTTTACCGGGAGCCGGTTTCGGACAACCGGTGCAGTTGGTGTTACAGGGAGCGAGTTTAGAGCAATTAGCAGAAATTTCTGGAGATTTAGCACAACGGGCTAATGCACTCCCGGAATTGATGAATGTGGACACCACCCTGAAAATCACCCAGCCCGAGGTGACGGTGGCCATTGACCGTCAAAAAGCGGCAGCCTTGGGAATTAATGCCCGCGATATTGCCAACACCCTACAAATCCTCTTAGGAGGACAACAGATTACCAGTTTCAACCGGGAAAATCGTCGCTATGAAGTAGTGGTGCAGGCGGAGGAACGTTTTCGTTTGAGTCCGCAGCGGCTTCAGGAACTCTCCCTACGCACCAGTGAAGGGGAGTTAGTGCCTCTGGGTAACTTAGTCCGCTTAGAGACGAGTACTACCCCGCCCCAAATCGAACATTATCAGCGTTTCCGCTCCGCCACCATTGAGGGATCTCCAGCGGCGGGTTATAGTCTCGGGGAGGCGATCGCAGCCCTACAGACTCTGGCCGATGAGATGGTTCCTGCGGACATCAACACCGAGTTAGCGGGGGAGTCGTTGGAGTTTCAGGAAGCCGGAGACGCCACGGCGTTTATCTTTGGCTTAGCGATGGCGTTTATCTTTCTGGTGCTATCAGCTCAGTTCGAGAGTTATTTAGACCCAATTGTGGTCTTGTTAGCGGTTCCACTGTCGCTCATTGGGGCATTGGGTGCTTTATTGTTGGCAGGGTTAGAGTTGAATGTGTACAGTCAAATTGGCTTAATTATGCTGATTGGCTTAGCCACCAAAAACTCAATTTTGATTGTAGAATTTGCTAATCAAAAACGAGATGAAGGACTGTCAATTTATCGAGCAGTTGTTGAAGCTGGTCGCATTCGTTTTCGACCGATTTTAATGACGGCTTTCTCCACCATTTTCGGCTTAATGCCCCTAGCCTTTGCCAGTGGTGCTGGGGCTGCCAGTCGAGTCTCCATCGGGATGTCGGTGGTGGGTGGGATGTTTGTGGCCACGATTTTAAGTCTTTACGTGGTTCCCGTGTTTTATCTGATTATCAACGGCGTACAAACCCGCTTAGTCCGCACCCTACACCTAGAACCAGAACATTGA
- a CDS encoding HipA domain-containing protein, producing MTITLGVGLHGKIIGYLSQTTKGQIAFRFTESYLSMSDRPVLSQSFEDNLSRTYYGKKRSLPSFFTNLIPEHGALRDLIENNLGVGPGDDLALLEAVGRDLPGAVEIVRVDEDDLPVQENLEVPVYLEDNENVQKIKEPGLRFSLAGVQMKFSVLRDPERITLPASNQDGEWIVKLGSTRFPFTVENEYAIMQWAISAEFDVPECYLQDAKTVSRSLRKYTNFENRVFVIRRYDRQAGRRIHQEDFAQVTSLRPERKYDHIKYEQCGGLIKQLLGDDAYYEFIRRLTFIIASGNADAHLKNWSFLYLDNQQPSLAPMYDQVCTIAWPELSSELALKLAGTKNWFALELRRFELLAERAGADPIKTTQTVQETLSKLVDAWNTSQVSTLLPLSHSQRLQDFWRRVPLLRPFISEMKWPT from the coding sequence GTGACAATTACTTTAGGAGTTGGTCTTCATGGAAAAATCATTGGCTATCTGAGTCAGACGACAAAAGGGCAGATCGCATTTCGCTTCACTGAATCCTATTTGTCGATGTCCGATCGCCCCGTACTAAGTCAGTCTTTTGAGGATAATCTTTCTCGAACTTACTATGGAAAAAAGCGTTCGCTTCCTTCATTTTTCACCAATTTAATTCCGGAGCATGGTGCGTTACGAGATCTTATTGAAAATAATTTAGGAGTTGGCCCTGGTGACGATCTCGCTTTGTTAGAGGCTGTTGGGCGTGACTTGCCTGGCGCAGTAGAAATCGTTCGTGTGGATGAAGATGACTTACCCGTTCAAGAAAACTTAGAAGTCCCTGTGTATTTAGAAGACAATGAGAATGTCCAGAAAATTAAGGAACCTGGACTTCGATTTTCCTTGGCGGGTGTCCAAATGAAATTCTCTGTTTTACGCGACCCAGAAAGAATAACATTGCCCGCAAGCAACCAAGATGGTGAATGGATTGTCAAATTAGGATCAACACGCTTTCCGTTTACTGTCGAGAATGAATATGCGATCATGCAGTGGGCAATATCGGCTGAGTTTGATGTGCCTGAGTGTTACTTACAAGATGCCAAAACAGTTAGTCGTTCTCTGAGGAAGTATACTAATTTTGAGAATCGTGTTTTTGTGATTCGTCGGTACGACAGGCAAGCAGGACGCCGCATTCATCAAGAAGACTTTGCTCAAGTTACTAGCCTGCGACCAGAACGTAAATACGACCATATAAAATACGAACAGTGTGGAGGACTAATCAAGCAACTTCTTGGTGATGATGCATATTACGAGTTTATTCGTCGACTTACATTCATTATTGCCTCTGGAAATGCAGACGCGCATTTAAAAAACTGGTCATTTCTCTACTTGGATAATCAGCAGCCAAGTCTTGCACCAATGTATGATCAAGTCTGTACAATTGCATGGCCAGAGTTAAGTTCTGAACTTGCCCTCAAACTGGCAGGTACAAAAAATTGGTTTGCTTTAGAACTGAGACGGTTCGAGTTACTTGCTGAGCGAGCGGGTGCTGATCCAATCAAGACGACTCAAACGGTTCAAGAAACGTTGTCTAAATTAGTAGATGCGTGGAATACTTCACAAGTCTCGACCTTACTTCCTTTATCTCATTCACAACGCCTTCAGGATTTTTGGAGACGAGTTCCGCTGTTACGTCCGTTTATTTCGGAAATGAAGTGGCCTACATAA
- a CDS encoding PadR family transcriptional regulator — MLELCALGLLQREPVHGYRLKQDLELFMSSCLSVNYGAIYPLLHRLEERGYIESSIEESPESGSSRKIYSVTPEGQARWQTLMAQQPRDSWVNSRSRFIVKFFFFSDIDPQLRLKLLKARIRACEERQDLVYGQDFGSDAYQQAAWERHLQMLMGELHWLHDQLDQEQGQQSPETQESYSNHAIH, encoded by the coding sequence ATGCTAGAACTCTGCGCCCTCGGCTTACTGCAACGAGAACCCGTCCATGGCTACCGCCTCAAACAGGACTTAGAACTATTCATGAGTAGCTGTTTGAGCGTGAACTATGGAGCCATTTACCCGTTGCTCCATCGCCTGGAGGAGCGGGGTTACATCGAAAGCAGCATCGAAGAAAGTCCCGAGAGCGGGAGTTCCCGCAAAATCTACAGCGTTACCCCCGAGGGTCAGGCCCGATGGCAAACCCTCATGGCCCAACAGCCACGAGACAGTTGGGTCAACAGTCGTTCCCGATTCATAGTCAAGTTCTTTTTCTTTAGCGACATTGACCCCCAGTTGCGTCTAAAACTCCTCAAAGCGCGGATTCGTGCCTGTGAAGAACGTCAAGACTTGGTGTATGGCCAGGATTTTGGCAGCGATGCCTATCAGCAGGCCGCCTGGGAGCGACATTTACAAATGCTGATGGGTGAACTCCATTGGCTTCATGACCAACTCGACCAAGAACAGGGCCAGCAGTCCCCTGAAACTCAGGAGAGTTACTCAAACCACGCCATTCACTAA
- a CDS encoding succinylglutamate desuccinylase/aspartoacylase family protein has protein sequence MPPLKIGGTEVSPHSRQQIELPVARLPTQTPVSLPINVIRGTEEGPVLWVSAAIHGDEINGVEIVRRLMDVVTPQSLRGTVIMVPIVNVFGFIEQSRYLPDRRDLNRCFPGSSRGSLASRLASLFMKEVVSQSTHGIDLHTASDHRVNLPQIRANLQDSETHRCAIAFGTPVVIHSTTRDGSLRQAATKKGIPVLLYEAGEALRFNPQAIQLGVEGVLRVMAALGMYEHPPNATPPPPVEAHKTQWMRSPQGGILLLEVELGQSVQKRHQLGVIVDVFGKVRAKVKAPCDGIIIGMTQNPLVNQGDAIVHLARFPNLLG, from the coding sequence ATGCCCCCATTGAAAATCGGCGGAACCGAGGTTTCGCCCCATTCTCGCCAACAGATTGAACTTCCCGTCGCTCGCCTACCGACACAAACCCCAGTCTCCCTCCCCATTAACGTGATTCGCGGCACAGAGGAGGGCCCAGTGCTTTGGGTGAGTGCCGCCATTCATGGAGATGAAATCAACGGCGTGGAGATTGTGCGCCGGTTGATGGATGTAGTCACCCCCCAATCCTTACGGGGAACTGTGATCATGGTTCCCATTGTTAATGTCTTTGGCTTTATCGAACAATCCCGCTATCTGCCAGATCGCCGTGACCTCAATCGCTGTTTTCCCGGCTCCTCTCGCGGTTCCCTGGCCTCGCGCTTAGCCAGTTTGTTCATGAAAGAGGTGGTGTCTCAGTCAACTCATGGCATTGATTTACATACCGCCTCCGATCACCGGGTAAATTTACCCCAAATTCGCGCCAACTTACAGGATTCAGAAACCCATCGTTGTGCGATCGCCTTCGGGACCCCAGTCGTCATCCACTCCACCACCCGCGATGGCTCTCTCCGTCAAGCCGCCACCAAAAAGGGGATTCCCGTCTTACTCTATGAAGCCGGGGAAGCCTTGCGCTTTAATCCCCAGGCAATCCAATTGGGGGTTGAAGGGGTGCTACGGGTTATGGCTGCTCTAGGGATGTATGAGCATCCCCCCAATGCCACCCCACCGCCCCCTGTAGAAGCGCATAAGACCCAATGGATGCGATCGCCCCAAGGGGGAATCTTACTCCTTGAGGTTGAACTGGGCCAATCTGTTCAAAAGCGTCACCAACTCGGCGTGATTGTTGATGTCTTCGGCAAGGTCCGCGCCAAGGTGAAAGCCCCCTGCGATGGCATCATTATTGGCATGACCCAAAATCCCCTCGTTAATCAAGGGGATGCCATTGTTCATTTGGCACGATTTCCCAATCTTTTGGGTTGA
- a CDS encoding DUF262 domain-containing protein, whose translation MTTPAQKRLYLQAETLTVEGLVRELKRGLIRVPDFQRPLRWESGDVKLFFDSIYQGYPVGSFLMRRAYAPAFVIRYGPVRVDAPESNSALWVVDGQQRLTALTAGLARDEEMPTTPDDPWVLYFDAREQIFHVPPRSGIFPSTWVPITQLLDASALSEWVFNWEHAKYSELRKSVFEAGSRIRQYEIPLYVVETGDEKLLRDIFYRINDSGKRMKWEDVHGALFGRKSDEPSTLSGLADNLKTLGVGRPSESQLLSAIIAFKGLDPTQSISKHYRRDPEILRDAVSEALPALRQVLIFLKTQAEIHHLRLLPRSLPFFVLTKFFGLYPEPNSRTISLLVRWTWRTLLGIKSIDERTLLRRSLGAIEGNEAERTMQKMLGEIPKTKGSGFALPQKFDARAADSRIVLVALSSLHPLNPENGKPIDIADLIEEYDLNAFQKIISGGTEVTYGPSNRILLSPIVKGVRKEIIDLIDREGSNSKILKSHCIDKNAAELLGRGEHDEFLSCRRKLLTETVNSFGSRLAAWDMNDRPSIDYILQKTGEEE comes from the coding sequence ATGACCACACCAGCCCAAAAACGGCTTTATCTGCAAGCAGAGACTCTTACAGTTGAGGGATTAGTTCGTGAACTTAAACGTGGCTTGATACGAGTTCCTGATTTCCAGCGTCCACTTAGGTGGGAATCAGGGGATGTAAAATTATTCTTCGATAGCATTTATCAGGGATATCCAGTTGGCTCTTTTTTGATGAGAAGAGCCTATGCTCCTGCTTTCGTCATCCGATATGGTCCTGTTAGGGTTGATGCGCCAGAGTCAAATTCAGCATTATGGGTTGTCGATGGACAGCAGCGTTTGACCGCGCTTACTGCCGGATTGGCGCGTGATGAAGAGATGCCAACAACTCCTGATGATCCTTGGGTTCTCTACTTTGATGCTAGAGAGCAAATCTTTCACGTGCCACCCAGAAGCGGTATTTTTCCCTCAACATGGGTACCTATCACACAGCTCTTAGACGCATCGGCTCTAAGTGAGTGGGTTTTCAATTGGGAGCACGCTAAATATTCAGAGCTTCGAAAGTCCGTTTTCGAGGCTGGATCGCGAATTCGTCAGTACGAGATCCCGCTTTATGTTGTTGAAACAGGAGATGAGAAACTTCTTCGAGATATCTTTTATCGAATCAACGATTCCGGTAAGAGAATGAAATGGGAGGACGTCCATGGTGCACTTTTTGGGCGAAAGTCAGATGAGCCATCTACCCTCAGCGGTCTAGCTGATAACTTGAAGACTCTTGGTGTTGGACGGCCTTCTGAAAGTCAACTGCTTTCTGCCATTATTGCCTTTAAAGGCCTAGATCCTACCCAAAGTATCTCAAAGCATTATCGTCGAGATCCTGAGATACTTCGTGATGCAGTCAGCGAGGCACTACCGGCACTCAGGCAAGTCCTGATTTTTCTCAAAACACAGGCAGAAATACATCATCTTAGACTACTACCACGCTCACTTCCATTCTTTGTTCTAACAAAGTTTTTTGGTCTCTATCCAGAACCAAATAGTAGAACAATAAGCCTACTTGTTCGCTGGACATGGCGGACTCTATTAGGAATAAAGTCAATTGACGAAAGAACCTTACTTCGCCGCAGCTTAGGTGCTATTGAAGGTAATGAAGCAGAAAGAACCATGCAAAAAATGTTAGGCGAAATTCCTAAGACGAAAGGTTCAGGCTTCGCTTTACCACAAAAATTTGATGCTCGTGCAGCAGATAGCCGAATTGTTCTCGTAGCGTTAAGTTCACTTCATCCACTTAATCCTGAAAATGGAAAACCTATTGATATTGCTGATTTAATTGAGGAGTATGATCTTAATGCTTTTCAGAAAATAATCTCAGGGGGCACTGAAGTGACGTATGGGCCATCAAATCGTATTCTTCTGTCCCCTATCGTAAAAGGTGTTAGAAAAGAAATTATTGACCTAATTGACCGAGAAGGATCGAATTCAAAGATACTTAAATCACACTGTATTGATAAAAATGCAGCGGAACTTCTTGGGCGTGGAGAACATGATGAATTTTTATCATGCCGTCGCAAACTTCTGACAGAGACAGTTAATTCTTTTGGCTCGCGCTTGGCTGCCTGGGATATGAACGATCGACCAAGTATCGACTATATTTTGCAAAAAACAGGAGAAGAGGAGTGA